A stretch of Streptosporangium album DNA encodes these proteins:
- a CDS encoding transposase family protein yields the protein METDRCRALGPNGADLWWSGKHKQHGGNIQVLSSPGGDPLWTSEVRPGRETRSHLCPPARPPRPAGQGRRGRADHVGRPRLRRCGYGVSPAVQEVSGGTLTDDQIQYNKVHGALRALAERANAQLKMRFKALRNVSKCPWKIGGIVAAALVLFHREQAHKQLSPSVNAGCGQ from the coding sequence ATCGAAACCGACCGCTGCCGCGCCCTGGGCCCGAACGGCGCCGACCTGTGGTGGAGTGGAAAACACAAGCAGCACGGCGGCAACATTCAGGTCCTGTCCAGCCCCGGCGGCGACCCGCTGTGGACTTCTGAGGTACGGCCCGGTCGTGAAACACGATCTCACCTGTGCCCGCCTGCACGGCCTCCTCGACCCGCTGGCCAAGGCCGCCGAGGACGGGCTGATCACGTTGGCCGACCTCGGCTACGTCGATGCGGGTATGGGGTTTCGCCTGCCGTACAAGAGGTCTCGGGTGGCACACTCACCGACGATCAGATCCAGTACAACAAGGTCCACGGTGCGCTCCGAGCCCTCGCCGAACGAGCGAACGCCCAGCTCAAGATGCGGTTCAAGGCACTGCGGAACGTCAGCAAGTGCCCTTGGAAGATCGGCGGTATCGTCGCCGCGGCGCTCGTCCTCTTCCACCGGGAGCAA